The nucleotide sequence TGGTCAGAacagctcttctgtctctctgcttctcAACTTTTCTGTGATTAAAACTTAGTCAACCGATTTTGCAGTCCGCGAGCGTTAATAATTGATATTAAATTGCTCTGACTGTCATAATCCTTCCCTTTCGATAAGCTTAAACGCGttgttcaaaagaaaaaaactgtagaAAATGTGCGCACACTTTTAATCTGTCATGTCTTTTCTTCGTATAAGGTAAAGCGAGAGACTTTTTGGGGTATttgagtccaaaaaaaaaaaaaaaaagtgaactctgaataaagttttaagCTGATGGAGCATGAAGGGATTCTCTTTCCAAAAGTCAggctttgtggaaaaaaaaagatgttttgcacCATATCGGCCGTAATCCGGGACATACTGAGATACGAACAGAAAAAAGTAGACAAAAATCTGAACAGCTgttagccttttttttaaaatacatttttaacatATTGTAGCTGACAAAGCAGAAAAAGTTCATCCAAAATCTGGGAGCAGATGGTCTGGGCAAGGCAGAGACATGAGCAAACCtgaaaattacaggaaaagttgATATTTAGATCGTCATTTTAATCCTTCAATGTTAGCTCAGACGTTTCACCTCAGTGCAGTCAAGTGAAAGTTTTATTACAGAGCATGAAATAATTGTTGTGAAATGAGTTTTTTCAGTAGTTTGCTTCCCATGAGCAACACTCTGCGACTGGCCGTGACTTCAAAACTGACTGTGAAGGAGTTTAATCCACCTGCAAACTTAACAAATTGTTCTCTGCCAAAAGGCTTTTACTCCCATTGtgtaaaatcacaacttttcatAACAAACTTTGTTGAAATCCAGTGTCCAGCTAACCAGGCACACTCTATATATTCCTGGAAAAATTCCCAGAAGTAAGTAAACTTGTGATACAGTGATGCATGCAGaggaaaatacagacatttctGTAAATAATAACAATTTTGTCGTAAAATAATCAAAGTTAATGCTTCAACTGAGGGTAAATATCTACAGTTTTTTAGACTGATTTTGTTTAACTGCCAGCAGGAAGTTCATGCTGAACTCTCTATAAACTCTAAAGCACCGATGAATAACAAATAAATTCACATGACAGCGAGTTAAGCGATTCAGCTGGATGGAATAGCAGGGAGGATGGTGTCTAAAGAAAGGCGCAGTGTTAGATGCTATACAAAATCACATCTCTCTATATTTCCCCCTCCAGATATTTAAATTGTTAATCGTGACGAGTACTTGTGCATAATGCAGCGCCTGCTGGGTCAGAGGGCCACGGATTGGGTTTGTATGAATGTCACCGCTGTGCATAAGCAAGCGTCTGATTCTCATGTGTGTGGGGCTGCAGGGACGGAAATGGACGTGGAACACGGATTCTATCGACAGGTGGACGTTCAGGCCCACGCTCACTACATCGTTGCCTTCTTTGTGCTGGTGATCGGGACGGTGGGAGTCACTGGGAACGCCTTGGTCATGTACGCCTTTTTCTGGTGAGCAGCTTTTCGAAACTCTTGTTGAGCGATGAGCTTAACTGTGTTTTATCAACATGCATACTGGGTATGCATCTCTAAATTGTTCGGAGGgctgaatatgagtgtgtgtctgtctcttggtgtttgtgctgtgatTACCCAATGGTCTGTCCCTGGTGTATTCTGCCTTTTTGCTGCATTCTAGGTGAGGATGATTTCTATTCCCACCAGCCCTGAATTAGATGGATAATACTGAAAATGGAcgtgaaataacaaaaaaacaaaaacatggttCATTATCTAATTTTCTGAGAATTGTATAATGTTGTTTCACATATTGTACACATTTTATAAAGATGCTCTACACATTTCAGACATGAAATAGTTAAAAGTTAACATCACGTCTAACCAGAACCTGGCCTCCTGACACATAATCTaaagacatttttgcaaagcATTACCCATAGACCCCCTCGTTCACCACGTGTTGACTGGGATGGATCTCAACTCCCTTCCAGCCCTGATTGGAATAATGCATCAAGTCTTATTGCAGTAAATCAATAGATATAATCGTTAAATGAAGCAATGACTTCCAGTGAGTTTCAGCAATATTTCTATTTCTGACGCGGTCCTAATATCGAGGGAGTTGAGCATCAGAGCACAGTTTGTTAGGAAACAGAGCGTCACTGTAAAACCAGTCAGTTGACAGAAGCCTTTTGCCCGAGGACTGTTTTGTTAATCAGAGCACGCAATAAACAGGCCTTTTTGTGGCACATTACATTATCAGATAGCACATCTGAGACGTCTGCTTGCATTAATGCAATACATTCTACAGTACATCTAACACAGCGCACGTAAAAGCAAACAGAGACTGACTCTGAAATGGTGTGTAGAAGTGGTCACTTCAAGTAGGCGATGCGATAAAGCTTTAATGCCTCACAGTAcagtgtttcagtttatttttgcagTAAAAAGCACAGCTGCCACAAGTGCAGGCAAAAAGGTCTTCACAGTAGCCTGCAGGGATTCAATACCAGGAAGCAGCTCAGTGATTTTTTGACTGTACTGGATAAATCAATGCATGAATTCAATCATTAAGTTAGCTTCTCCTTTACTCGCACACTGTAAATGCTGACCCACCCTGATCACATCAAGAGTGCAAAGCAAGTTTCAGCGACAGCGGTGCAGTTTGAGGTCATGCAATCGGCTAACATGTGGCGCAACCATCTGGATTCTCGGGCTGACCGCAAGAAAAAAACTTAGTTGCAAGTCAACAAGTAATTTGCTCTCATGGACAGAAATCCAACCATGTCGCTTCTTTTCAAACCTTATAACTAGTAGTGACATGCCCTAAGATGAAGCCCTATAATAGTCCTACGCTGCCTAATTAATTCCATGCCAAAGAGCAACTCGCGACAGCAATCACTTGGTGTTAAAATCTGAAGACAAGAGCTGGCAGAGTCTCGCACGATGATGATGCCGGCTCTGACTCCCATTTTTGACATTGCTGTGGGCAAAAGCTTAATATTCATGTCTGAATGACTGAGTGGATCTCATATGATTCAGTGCAGttaacaaactttaaaaaaaaaaaaaacacaaattcataCACCCAGagtgcatttttaaaataataagtAAAACAACATTTGCTAATGAAATACCATCAATTTATTAACCTATACTTGCTTTGATCCAATTAAAAACAAGACTGCAAACACTGATTGCAATCAGGGACTAAACCAAACTTGAAACCTCGTGCTTCTTTTCTGTTCAGCTTtttcaaataaagcaaataaaaaaaaaaaacattaactttgTATTCAAGACATTTCCAAAACCATAAAACCTTAAAGAGTCATTAAATCTTTTCAATTGCAGAAGCAACAGCTGGAATGTCACACTACAACCACTCCTggatatatatctatatattgttttctttttttttttgcagctgaaTACAAGGCAAAGTGCCAGATAAAACCTCCAGGTCTGACATGCTTTTTGCATTAAGGTCCAGCATCTTGGTGATGCACCTCTATGCACGGCTATCTCCGATGCTGCATCACTCAATCTCTCCTCTGGTCACACTTGTtgaggacacacaaacacactccaacTTATCTGCCGGGGAAGTGAGTGAGCAAGTCAGCGCTCATCTTTTAATGGAAGGTGGGCAGGAAGACAATACCCAGAGGCTGCCAGTTCTGACAGAGCTGATAGGGCTTTGTATAGAAACAAAATTTCATACAAATAATTCAAGTCAGCTCAAATTCTACATCTCTATCTCTATTATTACTTTGAAAACGATGACAGTGCTATTGCCAGTGATTACACTGATACCTCAAAGGTTTTTTATGAATAGTTATTAATATTCTGGGTCCAACAATTCACAAAAGCTAAAACCACATTTGGGTTATGCTGGCATTTCACCAGAGAAAATCCCCACGTGAGGACTTGACGCACCACCTCCTGGGATCCGTCCGTGATTTACAAAGTGTTATCAAACAGCATTCAGAGGGCGGCCGTGAGCTGTgacatgcaaacagcagagcGATGCTGGGTAAACACCATTATCATGCATTACAATGTGACCATCTGTCCTCCCTCCCATCCTCAGAAAATGGTGTTCAAATATCTCATGTGGGCGCAGGAATAACCTCTGGTTTCACACTCATTACTGCTGATAAAAGGTGTGCATGTCAGTGTGCGTTGCAGGATTATGACAGCAGCACATTAGAAATGACATAAAATAACATGgaccacagaaagaaaaagaaaaaaaaaaacatgtgttgCTGCTTCGGCTACGTTTCGTGTCTGCCCGCGGCTACAATTCATATCTTGTGTGGTTCATTTTTGGTTCAAGCAGAGGAGCTGCGCcgcatgatgatgatgatgatgatgatgatgatgatgatgatggatggctaaaacaaatatttaaatgaatcCATTCAATTTCACTTCTTAGAATTATTGTTGGTTCAGTTTAAGTCACAAATACAGATGTCATGTTGTTTTAGTGCATTTGTTTCACTGATAGGTTTGTCTGTGACGTTCTCATTTTGTCACACTGTGTACTACTGAAAAGAATTTCAGACAGGGATATTTTTTTCTACGATGCATCTGAGTTTGAAGATCATTTCTAATTGAATCGTTGACCTCTTGAGATGAACGGCCAGCGTTTACTGTCTCACTGACTGCGGCTGCAGAGACGGCAGAGCCGGCTGTCATCGTCTCAGACGGCCTCTGAACCGCAGGCTAAAAGGTTTTGTTTGGCACAATGAATCCTTGAGGGAGtccaacaggaaaaaaaaaaaaaaaacaatgacgtGTTCGCAGTGAATTATAGATATCATTTTGTGATTGTCTTGATATGAGCTACATTCTGGTATTttcaagcttgttttttttttcagatcatcTTTAATCAGATGTTGAACTAAGAGCAGTTGCAGAATAACAATAGTATTCAGACTGAagcttcatctttttttatgttttacttCTTCGTGTGTTTCAGCGACAAGAAGCTGAGGACGCCCCCCAACTTTTTCATCATGAATCTGGCTGTCAGCGATTTCCTCATGGCGATCACACAGTCGCCCATCTTCTTTGTTAACTCTCTTTATAAAGGTTGGATTTTTGGCGAAACAGGTATTTAATACAATAACCAAAACTGGAAGCATACATGTTGTGTATATACATCTCCTCGTAGTGCGGTGTAACGTGAACCATTTTTGAATGGTGTGAAATGCAGTACCTCTATTTCTAAGATGttgcattttaaaatttcaACTCCTCTGAAGAACTTTGACAATGAAATgctttcctctttcttcacaGGCTGCAAAATATATGCCTTCTGCGGCGCTCTATTTGGAATCACGTCAATGATAAACCTGCTGGCCATCTCTGTGGACCGCTACATCGTCATCACCAAGCCTCTGCAGGCCATTCAGTGGACCTCCATGAGACGCACCTGTCTCATCATCGCCCTCGTCTGGCTGTATTCACTGTCGTGGAGCCTCGCACCACTTTTGGGGTGGAGTAAGAGATTTACAGTCTTGCGCATTATGTTCTTTTAAAGCCTAGTGCATCTCATATTTGTGGAACTTTTCTCTtatctgacttttttctctgCCTCTAAAGGTTCATATATCCCAGAGGGCCTGATGACCTCCTGCACTTGGGACTACGTGACGTCGACTCCAGCCAATAAAAGTTACACTCTGATGCTGTGCTGCTTCGTTTTCTTCATTCCCCTGGGAATCATATCCTACTGTTATCTGTGCATGTTCCTGGCAATTCGCCATGCAAGCAGGTAAAcgcaaagaaacaacaaaaacacgaACATTGGTGAATGTGTAAGAATTAATTGCCATCATTTAAAGCTCATGTTAAAAAATCTTCCATCTGACCACCACAGTACCTATAGCACTATATCAAACTCAATATTTCTGACGCAGTATATAAAATAGGCAAGGTAAAATTTTCAAAGCAATATTTGTGAGAACAGTTACGCCATGAAAAGGCTTCATATCACCCGGTAATGCTGAGATTCTTTAGTATGAATCACATATGTTCTGTCTGTTCTCAGATCCTGTCACTTTCTCCCCATATGCATTAGTGTCCTTCCTTGGTAGCTGTTATATGTTTGAAAATTTACCCTTGAgctgtctgcagctgctccctATTTCAGGATCGGCCTCGAACATTGAACATCCCACAAAGGATCGGCAGATCTGCAGCCTCTTATTCAGTCCTGGGCACATGCAGACAAAAAAGACATTGTCaattgtttctgttgtttagAAATAACATTACATTATTatacaacagaaaataattatttatcaaagtgtaaataaacataatgtagTAAACTAAATAAAGCCCTTAGGAAGAGCGCAGTCGCACTATAAGCATGTGGAGCAGCTTTTCTGCAGCCTTGAATGCCCAGGTGGGCTACATTATGGTGGTCCCCAGTGAACTGAGAGCTCTGGATTTATAAATTAAAGTTACATGAGAGTTATTCCAGTTGATCACAACATTGCatatcagaaataaaaaaatggaaagttcattttaaatatgaatgaaaacattctgttgtattttatgCAGAACAACAACGTAACCACAAACCCACAGGCAACAGTGTGAACAACAGAGCCGAATCAcagtcaagttaaaaaaaataaacaataaagcAAGGCAACCATGTTGAAACCGGAAGAGCTGGTTCTCAATTTTGCCCCAAGTTCAAATTCCACATATTGACCTAATGGGATTGGGAATCTCCCCTCAGCCCTGATAAACAGCACAGAATCACAAGCTTCCTGGCAACTGAAACTCACTGTTGGCTGAAAAACTGCCAAAATCACCCAGTTCTCTCTCAGGCAGTGGAAAAATGGCCAAAAAAATTACAGCAAACCCCTACTTTCAGCATCACATGCTGACTTGGAAGTGATGCCTGCAGGCAACGTTACTCAACGGTATGCAAGCAAAACCGTCACACTGTGAGGACTGAACCACAATGTTGACCTTAGTGTTCTTTATTTGACCATGTAGAAGTTAGTCTTATGAATACTGAAACTACGGAAGCTCTGTGTGCAAAAAGGGAATTTATAAAAAATGTAGGTATCATCGTCACGTGGTGGTGtctgaaaaaaatcttcaaatgaGCTTtgaaatattcctttttttgtgtgtcctCACAGAGATGTGGAGAAGCTGGGGTCTCAGGTGAGGAAGTCAACCCTGATCCAGCAGCAGTCCATCAAGACTGAATGGAAACTGGCCAAGATAGCCTTTGTGGTCATCATAGTGTTTGTGCTTTCCTGGTCGCCCTATGCATGTGTCACCCTCATCGCCTGGGCTGGGTAAATATACAGTATGATGAGCTGGGTTCTCTATGATTAAATGACAGCATCACATGTGCGTTTACAATTTGTCAGAGCCTAGCTTACATTGTGGAATTCATTCCAGTCATGGATCATGAGTCACATGCCACATCTGAAAGTATATAGTGTCATATAACTTGACGAAAGACTATACAATAAGTTCAGATGATAGTACCGGTAGCGAGTCGCATTCTGGAGACGTCTCCTTTTCAcatttgtcctctttcagaTACGGAAACATCCTCAATCCCTATTCCAAAGCTGTTCCTGCTGTAATAGCCAAGGCATCGGCTATCTATAACCCTTTCATCTACGCCATCATTCACTCCAAGTACAGGTGAGCGCAGTCAGCCTCACCACCGTGAAGCTCCATGTGAAATGGGGAATCAAGTGTCCTCATTAAGAGAGCAACGTTTTCTCAACAGAGACATCTTAGCAGAAAAAATACCCTGTCTGCACTTCCTTGCTCAGCCCCCCAGGAGGAACTGCATATCGGTGTCACACAGCGAGTCCTCCTTCAGGGACTCTATGCTGAGCAGGCAGTCCTCAGTCTCCAAAACCAAGTTCCAGCGAGTGTCCTCAATGTCGACAACAGACACAGTGAGTGTGCAGCACCACAGTTCAAACAATTTCAGTTCGATCAACACGATCAAAGGTATTAATACCGATGTAAATCAAATGTTAAAATAGTCCTCTCTAGTAATATCTATCCATATTTTTAACATTGCTGTTGCACAAGAACTCTTGCTGCCATTCTGTTGC is from Salarias fasciatus chromosome 7 unlocalized genomic scaffold, fSalaFa1.1 super_scaffold_4, whole genome shotgun sequence and encodes:
- the opn4xa gene encoding opsin 4xa; translated protein: MDVEHGFYRQVDVQAHAHYIVAFFVLVIGTVGVTGNALVMYAFFCDKKLRTPPNFFIMNLAVSDFLMAITQSPIFFVNSLYKGWIFGETGCKIYAFCGALFGITSMINLLAISVDRYIVITKPLQAIQWTSMRRTCLIIALVWLYSLSWSLAPLLGWSSYIPEGLMTSCTWDYVTSTPANKSYTLMLCCFVFFIPLGIISYCYLCMFLAIRHASRDVEKLGSQVRKSTLIQQQSIKTEWKLAKIAFVVIIVFVLSWSPYACVTLIAWAGYGNILNPYSKAVPAVIAKASAIYNPFIYAIIHSKYRDILAEKIPCLHFLAQPPRRNCISVSHSESSFRDSMLSRQSSVSKTKFQRVSSMSTTDTQVWSDVELDPIDQSNCLRSSYSLGALRDKECELLTKQNKEKGIHCQEQVR